In one window of Miscanthus floridulus cultivar M001 chromosome 12, ASM1932011v1, whole genome shotgun sequence DNA:
- the LOC136497182 gene encoding uncharacterized protein, with product MARREQFLALLLCLAACALATGPADATRKTVGVYELKKGDFSVRLTNWGARVMSVVLPDCEGNLADVVLGRDTIAEYVNDTEYFGPITGRIAQRVARGRFVLDGKVYHMHRNDGRNTIHGGDRGFSRSIWTVKEYVGGGESPYITFYYRSFDGEQGLPGNVDAYVTYRMSGPYTLGVHMNATALDKATPVNFLLHVYWNLGGEGSGRDVLGHTLRLHASRYAVLDDELLPSSGRIEPVAGTPLDFRTPTPIGSRIRQVVVMGGRAVGYDANYIIDGGGEGTMRPVAQVRDAASGRALELWANQPTMQLYTGNFLNHTAGKGGKVYDRYAGFCLETMGYVDAVNHPEFPSQTLRPGQVYKHDMVYKFSF from the exons ATGGCGAGGCGTGAGCAGTTCCTcgcgctgctgctgtgcctcgcGGCCTGCGCGCTGGCCACCGGCCCCGCTGACGCGACGAGGAAGACGGTCGGGGTGTACGAGCTCAAGAAAGGGGATTTCTCCGTCAGGCTCACCAACTGGGGCGCCAGAGTCATGTCCGTCGTCCTCCCAGACTGCGAAG GGAATTTGGCTGATGTCGTCCTTGGCAGAGACACCATCGCTGAATACGTC AATGATACCGAGTACTTCGGGCCGATAACGGGCCGCATAGCACAGAGAGTTGCCCGGGGCCGGTTCGTCCTCGACGGCAAGGTCTACCACATGCACAGGAACGACGGCAGGAACACCATTCACG GTGGTGACAGAGGGTTCAGCAGAAGCATTTGGACGGTGAAGGAGTACGTAGGCGGCGGCGAGTCACCCTACATCACCTTCTACTACCGCAGCTTCGACGGAGAGCAAGGGTTACCGGGGAATGTGGACGCGTACGTGACGTACCGTATGTCGGGGCCGTACACTCTGGGGGTACACATGAACGCGACGGCGCTGGACAAGGCGACGCCGGTGAACTTCCTGCTGCACGTGTACTGGAACCTGGGCGGGGAGGGCAGCGGCCGCGACGTGCTGGGCCACACGCTCCGGCTGCACGCGTCGCGGTACGCCGTGCTGGACGACGAGCTGCTCCCTTCGTCGGGGCGCATCGAGCCCGTGGCCGGCACGCCGCTGGACTTCCGGACGCCCACGCCGATCGGGTCCCGCATCCGCCAGGTCGTCGTCATGGGCGGCCGCGCCGTCGGGTACGACGCCAACTACATCATCGACGGCGGCGGGGAAGGGACGATGCGGCCCGTGGCGCAGGTCCGGGACGCCGCGTCCGGCAGGGCGCTGGAGCTGTGGGCGAACCAGCCGACCATGCAGCTCTACACGGGGAACTTCCTCAACCACACCGCGGGCAAGGGCGGCAAGGTGTACGACAGGTACGCTGGGTTCTGCCTGGAGACGATGGGGTACGTGGACGCCGTGAACCACCCCGAGTTCCCGTCGCAGACACTCAGGCCCGGCCAGGTGTACAAGCACGATATGGTCTACAAGTTCTCCTTCTAG